Proteins from one Myxococcales bacterium genomic window:
- a CDS encoding 2-oxoacid:acceptor oxidoreductase family protein: protein MSPESAFFEHFDRHAHGKGLKGATTHYCPGCGHGLAHKYLAEALVELGVEDRTVMISPVGCAVFLFYYFDTGNTQAAHGRAPAVALGHKLANPDSIVVSYQGDGDLASIGLAEIMHAAQLGIPISVIFVNNAIYGMTGGQMAPTTLMGQRSSTTPEGRGPMQGLPMKVSEVIAQLDGASYVERCALFDQKHRKRAKQAIKKALELQVERRGFGFVEILAECPTHWGLTPTESEAHVRDVMTKVYPIGVIKNEQREPWFDPPKPSFDVGQVLDVLEAGREPPPTFCKKFPEHLDPADVSIKLAGSGGDGAQTVALLLAKAAINEGFDATHIPSYGPESRGGTSYADVHVAKEEVLSPGAPDPHILIAFNAPSLDKFAASVRPNGTLIYDTSMIQKPPQVAEGVRVIGVPCAAIAQSLGSVVVKNIVALGALQEACKLLEEDSFLTVLRKSLARKAALVAVNDEAFRWGVRAVREGITRLD, encoded by the coding sequence ATGAGCCCCGAATCTGCGTTCTTCGAACACTTCGATCGCCATGCCCACGGCAAGGGGCTCAAGGGTGCAACGACCCACTACTGCCCGGGCTGTGGCCACGGCCTCGCCCACAAATACCTGGCCGAGGCCCTGGTGGAGCTCGGCGTCGAGGATCGCACGGTGATGATCTCGCCGGTCGGGTGCGCGGTCTTCCTGTTCTATTACTTCGACACCGGCAACACCCAGGCGGCCCACGGGCGCGCGCCCGCCGTGGCGCTCGGCCACAAACTCGCCAACCCCGACTCCATCGTCGTGAGTTATCAGGGTGACGGTGATCTGGCCTCGATCGGCCTGGCGGAGATCATGCACGCCGCCCAGCTCGGCATCCCGATCAGTGTCATCTTCGTCAACAACGCCATCTACGGCATGACCGGCGGGCAGATGGCGCCCACCACTCTGATGGGGCAGCGCTCGAGCACGACCCCGGAGGGGCGTGGCCCGATGCAAGGCCTGCCCATGAAGGTCTCGGAGGTGATCGCCCAGCTCGACGGTGCCTCGTACGTGGAGCGCTGCGCGCTGTTCGATCAGAAACACCGCAAGCGGGCCAAACAAGCCATCAAGAAGGCCCTCGAGCTGCAGGTCGAGCGGCGGGGTTTTGGCTTCGTCGAGATCCTGGCGGAGTGCCCGACTCACTGGGGCCTCACCCCCACCGAGAGCGAAGCCCACGTCCGCGACGTGATGACGAAGGTGTATCCCATCGGCGTGATCAAGAACGAACAACGCGAGCCGTGGTTCGATCCGCCGAAGCCGAGCTTCGACGTCGGACAGGTGCTCGACGTGCTCGAGGCGGGGCGCGAGCCGCCGCCGACCTTCTGCAAGAAGTTCCCGGAGCACCTCGACCCGGCCGACGTCTCGATCAAGCTGGCGGGCTCCGGCGGCGACGGCGCACAAACCGTGGCGCTGCTCCTGGCAAAGGCCGCCATCAACGAGGGCTTCGACGCAACCCACATCCCGAGCTACGGACCCGAGTCACGCGGCGGAACATCGTACGCCGACGTGCACGTGGCGAAGGAAGAAGTGCTGTCGCCGGGCGCACCCGATCCCCACATTCTGATCGCGTTCAACGCGCCCAGCCTCGACAAGTTCGCGGCGTCGGTCCGTCCGAACGGCACGCTGATCTACGACACCAGCATGATCCAGAAGCCTCCACAGGTCGCCGAGGGTGTGCGGGTGATTGGTGTGCCTTGCGCTGCCATCGCCCAGAGTCTGGGCAGTGTGGTGGTGAAGAACATCGTCGCCCTCGGCGCGCTGCAGGAGGCGTGCAAGCTGCTCGAGGAGGACTCGTTCTTGACCGTGCTGCGCAAGAGCCTCGCCCGAAAGGCGGCGCTCGTAGCGGTGAACGACGAGGCGTTTCGCTGGGGAGTGCGCGCCGTGCGCGAGGGCATCACCCGGCTGGACTGA
- a CDS encoding fused MFS/spermidine synthase, whose protein sequence is MARSHGSNLQYSGSVTPPRPRRLLELGVPLVLFAISGATALIAQLCFSRYLSYVVGATAYAVSSVLAAFMAGLALGAQLSGRWARHVQRPLVAYGLLELAVAAGIALAPQAFTAITPFYVGLVRAHPESVLLVTSVRWLLAFLVVLVPTTAMGATLPLLSRLLGSENARDEHESRHRERWLGALYAANTFGGALGALGAAYVALPKLGLARTLSYAAVAGASVGVIALLAGSRMRASPPRTAASPDTDDSPGRDAPPAAEDAPARVAVPAEPAPPRTAGVLYALALFSGLVVLGAEVVFTHLLALIIGNSAYAFGLILAIFLTCLGFGAALAPMAHRRLGVLAPAFALALAGFALGVTLHRWDGLPLLFGEKSLDYRSFEAREAFRGAVAFGILVVPTTAMGLTFPLLLQRIAALGNVSQLAGRLTAVNTVGAVLGSLVAGFVVLPRLGSQGSLIAVALALSAAAVLWAFVHRRTAASPRKLWVVFAFGVAATLASFATPRWDLSKLTAGTNVYFGGVRPVEGVVFIAEDVQGGVTTVTKTGPVYTLYTNGKFQGNNAYEMAAQRYFSLYPLLFARRTDQALVIGLGTAHSLGTLAEFPFRQLTAVEISPAIATAAGRYFRDVNRGVLEDPRVRLVLDDGRHHLMVDTQRYDVIGMELSSIWFAGASSLYSRDFYHIVREHLAPGGVFQQWIQLHHMTRADAGSILATLRAEFPHVALFNGGGQGILVASLEPLVSSRSRIQALRRDPRVEATWPAERTHEEILADCLLTGNGLDRFIASMATRSGTTPAALISNDDNVRLEFATPRGNVLPWNATDTLLADMREFRDPAEIEALLGP, encoded by the coding sequence ATGGCGCGCTCTCACGGCTCAAACTTGCAATACTCCGGCAGCGTGACTCCGCCCCGACCGCGCCGGCTGCTCGAGCTGGGGGTACCCCTGGTGTTGTTCGCGATATCGGGCGCAACGGCGCTGATCGCGCAGCTGTGTTTCTCGCGCTACCTCTCCTACGTCGTGGGTGCGACCGCCTACGCGGTGAGCTCGGTACTCGCAGCCTTCATGGCGGGACTCGCGCTCGGCGCCCAGCTGTCCGGGCGCTGGGCTCGACACGTACAGCGCCCCCTGGTCGCCTACGGTTTGCTCGAGCTGGCTGTCGCCGCGGGCATTGCGCTGGCCCCGCAAGCCTTCACCGCGATCACGCCGTTCTACGTTGGCCTGGTGCGAGCGCACCCCGAGTCCGTGCTGCTGGTCACGTCAGTGCGCTGGTTGCTCGCGTTCCTGGTCGTGCTGGTTCCGACCACTGCCATGGGCGCGACGCTGCCGCTCTTGTCTCGCCTGCTCGGCTCCGAGAACGCCCGAGACGAACACGAGAGCCGCCACCGCGAGCGCTGGCTCGGCGCCCTGTACGCCGCCAACACCTTCGGCGGTGCGCTCGGTGCGCTCGGTGCAGCCTACGTCGCGCTGCCGAAGCTGGGACTGGCAAGAACTCTCTCGTACGCCGCCGTCGCGGGCGCGAGCGTCGGAGTCATAGCGCTGCTCGCGGGCTCCCGCATGCGCGCCTCGCCCCCTCGGACCGCCGCGTCGCCCGACACGGATGACTCGCCAGGTCGCGACGCACCGCCGGCCGCTGAAGACGCGCCGGCTCGCGTCGCCGTGCCCGCCGAACCGGCACCCCCTCGGACCGCGGGGGTGCTGTACGCGCTCGCGCTCTTCTCGGGTCTGGTGGTGCTCGGCGCCGAGGTCGTGTTTACCCACTTGCTCGCGCTGATCATCGGCAACAGCGCCTACGCCTTCGGCTTGATCCTCGCGATCTTCCTGACCTGCCTGGGCTTCGGCGCCGCGCTCGCGCCGATGGCCCATCGACGCCTCGGCGTGCTCGCTCCGGCCTTTGCGCTCGCGCTCGCGGGGTTCGCCCTCGGCGTGACGCTGCATCGGTGGGACGGACTGCCGCTGTTGTTCGGTGAAAAGAGCCTCGACTACCGCTCCTTCGAGGCCCGCGAGGCGTTCCGCGGCGCGGTGGCGTTTGGCATCCTGGTGGTCCCCACCACCGCGATGGGGCTCACCTTCCCGCTGCTCTTGCAGCGCATCGCGGCCCTCGGCAACGTCAGCCAGCTGGCGGGCAGGCTGACCGCCGTCAACACCGTCGGCGCCGTGCTCGGCTCGTTGGTCGCGGGCTTCGTCGTCCTGCCGCGCCTGGGCTCCCAGGGCAGCCTGATCGCGGTGGCCCTCGCGCTCAGCGCCGCGGCCGTGCTCTGGGCCTTCGTCCACCGGCGCACGGCGGCGTCCCCGCGCAAGCTATGGGTCGTGTTTGCCTTTGGTGTCGCGGCGACGCTGGCTTCGTTCGCCACTCCGCGCTGGGATCTCTCGAAGCTCACCGCGGGCACCAACGTGTATTTTGGCGGCGTGCGCCCGGTCGAGGGCGTCGTGTTCATCGCCGAGGACGTGCAGGGCGGCGTCACGACGGTGACCAAGACCGGCCCGGTGTACACGCTCTACACCAACGGCAAATTCCAGGGGAACAACGCCTATGAAATGGCTGCCCAGCGCTATTTCTCGCTCTATCCGCTGCTGTTTGCCCGACGAACGGACCAGGCGCTGGTGATCGGGCTCGGCACCGCGCACTCGCTGGGCACCCTCGCCGAATTTCCCTTCCGGCAGCTGACCGCGGTGGAAATCTCGCCGGCCATCGCCACCGCGGCGGGCAGATATTTCCGCGACGTGAACCGGGGGGTGCTCGAAGACCCGCGGGTTCGCCTCGTGCTCGACGACGGACGTCATCACCTGATGGTCGACACTCAGCGCTACGACGTCATCGGCATGGAGCTGTCGAGCATCTGGTTCGCCGGCGCTTCTTCGCTCTACTCGCGTGATTTTTACCACATCGTGCGGGAGCACCTGGCCCCCGGCGGCGTGTTCCAGCAGTGGATCCAGCTGCACCACATGACCCGCGCCGATGCCGGCAGCATCCTCGCGACCCTCCGCGCCGAGTTCCCCCACGTGGCGCTGTTCAACGGCGGCGGCCAGGGCATCCTGGTTGCGTCCCTCGAGCCGCTGGTCAGCTCCAGGAGCCGCATCCAAGCCCTGCGCCGCGATCCGCGCGTCGAGGCCACCTGGCCTGCGGAGCGGACCCACGAAGAGATCCTGGCCGACTGCCTGCTGACGGGGAACGGCCTCGATCGTTTCATCGCTTCGATGGCCACGCGCTCCGGGACGACTCCCGCCGCCCTCATCAGCAACGACGACAACGTGCGGCTCGAGTTCGCGACGCCGCGGGGCAACGTCCTGCCGTGGAACGCGACGGACACCTTGCTCGCCGACATGCGCGAGTTCCGCGACCCTGCCGAGATCGAGGCGCTGCTCGGGCCATGA
- a CDS encoding sulfatase-like hydrolase/transferase, with the protein MSSGPDAPPTSAGTTPSVAMRLTTLCLTAWGYAALSFGLLGKRTYEQILGLDLAPPSGDERWLIPLTIVGVSVSFMLPGFVTAAALFAVRRSRAALVCAALLGGLGAAAVTVDLAIYAEFGRHLSDVLRFLALPSGRVAGGDSGRWALKTALLTFGSIGLTALGLAGFGRLVLRALGGFTPGFRAATAALCVSVTLGVAVAPPVLAGAWRHSLLLERLFAALPFDLRRHDAAASQLSDPALAALEQALSDEYRTAFARLFVERQSDAKLAPGPRPNVIVIVIESWRYDALTPALMPRLSAWAARGLRLERHYAGSMYSEAGLFALLYGRSALEYHATLDQKLRPELNQLLARAGYSSGYFSGQPLSWMRQEEFVNASTFDRFAHDDHGDWVGWDRRALGSLVDAANTAPSPVFFLSFLMSSHFEYQYPKEYETHLPADTEVRFGTPMASLGEAAAVPLMNRYKNSMGFLDALIADSLDRLAADKNLIVVTGDHGESIFDDRRFGHGYSFAEIVARTPAFIVGPGVRPRRVETPTLHTDLLPTIGHVLGGPAAKPELFGGPLPELERFGGRDLLADRAPRTAQLLAHTAWDGNVADVLLISGNDRLRLELDLRKPRVRLKGFEDELGRLLPDRSANAELASRLRLDFAAELRSLSGG; encoded by the coding sequence ATGAGCTCCGGCCCCGACGCCCCCCCTACCTCCGCGGGCACGACACCCAGCGTCGCGATGCGACTGACGACGCTGTGCCTGACCGCGTGGGGCTACGCGGCGCTGTCGTTTGGACTGCTCGGCAAACGAACCTACGAGCAGATCCTCGGGCTCGACCTCGCGCCCCCCAGCGGCGACGAGCGCTGGCTGATCCCTCTCACCATCGTCGGCGTGAGTGTGTCGTTCATGCTGCCGGGGTTCGTGACCGCTGCTGCGCTCTTTGCCGTTCGGCGCTCGAGAGCTGCGCTGGTGTGCGCCGCGCTGCTCGGCGGTCTGGGCGCCGCCGCCGTGACGGTGGATCTCGCCATCTACGCGGAGTTCGGGCGACACCTGAGCGACGTGCTCCGCTTCCTGGCCCTGCCCAGCGGGCGGGTGGCGGGAGGCGACAGCGGGCGCTGGGCGCTCAAGACGGCGCTCCTGACCTTCGGGTCCATCGGACTGACCGCGCTCGGGCTCGCCGGATTCGGCCGCTTGGTGCTGCGGGCTCTCGGAGGTTTCACGCCCGGGTTTCGCGCCGCGACCGCCGCGCTCTGCGTATCGGTCACCCTCGGGGTTGCCGTCGCCCCACCCGTGCTGGCCGGAGCCTGGCGTCACTCCTTGCTGCTCGAGCGGCTGTTCGCTGCACTGCCGTTCGATCTGCGTCGACACGATGCTGCTGCGAGCCAGCTCTCCGATCCCGCCCTCGCGGCTCTCGAACAGGCGCTGAGCGACGAGTACCGCACGGCGTTCGCCCGCCTCTTCGTCGAGCGCCAGAGCGACGCGAAGCTGGCCCCAGGGCCGCGCCCCAACGTGATCGTGATCGTCATCGAGAGCTGGCGCTACGACGCGCTCACGCCGGCGCTCATGCCGCGTCTGAGTGCGTGGGCCGCCCGCGGGCTGCGGCTCGAGCGCCACTACGCCGGGTCGATGTACTCCGAGGCCGGCCTGTTCGCCCTGCTCTACGGCCGCTCCGCCCTCGAATATCACGCGACCCTGGACCAGAAGTTACGACCCGAGCTCAATCAACTGCTCGCCCGCGCGGGCTACTCATCAGGGTACTTCTCGGGTCAGCCGCTCAGCTGGATGCGCCAAGAAGAGTTCGTCAACGCTTCCACCTTCGACCGTTTTGCCCATGACGACCACGGCGACTGGGTCGGGTGGGACCGGCGCGCCCTCGGCAGCCTGGTCGACGCGGCCAACACGGCGCCGAGCCCCGTCTTCTTCCTGAGCTTCCTGATGAGCTCGCACTTCGAATACCAGTACCCCAAAGAGTACGAGACCCACCTCCCGGCCGACACCGAGGTCCGCTTCGGCACACCGATGGCGTCGCTGGGCGAGGCCGCCGCCGTGCCGCTGATGAATCGTTACAAGAACAGCATGGGGTTTCTGGACGCGCTGATCGCGGACAGCCTCGATCGCCTGGCAGCGGACAAGAACCTGATCGTCGTCACCGGCGACCACGGCGAGAGCATCTTCGACGATCGCCGTTTCGGTCACGGCTACTCGTTCGCCGAGATCGTTGCCCGGACTCCAGCGTTCATCGTCGGTCCAGGAGTCCGGCCGCGTCGCGTCGAGACCCCCACCCTGCACACGGACCTCTTGCCGACCATCGGGCACGTGCTCGGCGGCCCCGCCGCCAAGCCCGAGCTCTTCGGCGGCCCCCTTCCGGAGCTCGAGCGCTTCGGCGGGCGCGACCTGCTCGCTGACCGTGCGCCCCGAACGGCTCAGCTCCTCGCCCACACGGCCTGGGACGGCAACGTCGCCGACGTGCTCTTGATCTCCGGCAACGACCGCTTGCGCCTCGAGCTCGATCTCAGAAAACCCCGAGTGCGCTTGAAGGGCTTCGAGGACGAGCTGGGGCGCCTGCTCCCCGACAGAAGCGCCAATGCCGAGCTCGCGTCGCGGCTGCGTCTAGATTTTGCGGCGGAGCTCCGCTCACTCTCGGGTGGCTGA
- a CDS encoding PEGA domain-containing protein, with amino-acid sequence MDWDDEDEKTAVFDKDPNEAPSQALLKSGPPVPAAGGPAASARMGAAAALMGSSGGAAAPSFPSPGMPGPPSIPSAAMSGPMSGPMSGPMSGMPGQMMHTPGPMPVAQAQVPPVVPAPYVAPPTAAGGAVRMILLAVAGLLVVGVVAAIVVFFIPRKGTLVVTVAGPGNKSVDALQVFVDGNKRCDTSPCRVVELASGTHMVKVTAAGYQATAEQGVKVSTGEDAVLNVTLSRASEGTGIKVSADTIGAVKLHVDSKEIGPLPQELRDMTAGEHVIKISGERYESWEKRINVDEGQIQSIEPKLKVVKGLATIKGGSGADGARVLLVSGSERRPIPKLPIKIDIATDKPWSIVATKAGFEDFKKDITFQDGKAEETFVIDLFEKGKQPKPETPTATGGQTAVGGTAKPEVGKPLPGVPDKPVAAAGTGTLNINSIPVSNVILDGRPMGSTPKVGLSVPAGPHSVVFIHPEHGRKARSVNVPVGGSATAAVRFP; translated from the coding sequence ATGGATTGGGACGACGAGGACGAAAAGACGGCGGTGTTCGACAAGGACCCGAACGAAGCTCCGTCGCAAGCGCTGCTCAAGAGCGGACCGCCCGTGCCCGCCGCCGGGGGTCCCGCCGCGTCGGCACGCATGGGCGCGGCCGCCGCGCTGATGGGCAGCTCCGGCGGAGCCGCGGCTCCGAGCTTCCCGAGCCCAGGCATGCCGGGCCCGCCGAGCATCCCAAGCGCTGCGATGTCAGGGCCGATGTCGGGGCCGATGTCGGGCCCCATGTCGGGAATGCCCGGTCAAATGATGCACACGCCCGGGCCGATGCCCGTGGCGCAGGCACAGGTGCCACCCGTCGTCCCGGCGCCGTATGTCGCCCCGCCGACCGCCGCCGGCGGCGCCGTTCGCATGATCTTGCTCGCAGTCGCGGGCTTGCTCGTCGTCGGCGTCGTGGCCGCAATCGTGGTGTTCTTCATCCCACGCAAAGGCACCCTCGTCGTGACCGTGGCCGGTCCAGGCAACAAGAGCGTCGATGCACTGCAGGTCTTCGTGGACGGCAACAAACGCTGCGACACCTCGCCGTGCCGCGTCGTCGAGCTCGCCTCCGGCACCCACATGGTGAAGGTCACGGCCGCGGGTTACCAGGCCACCGCCGAGCAGGGCGTCAAGGTGTCGACCGGGGAAGACGCAGTGCTGAATGTCACGCTCTCTCGGGCGAGCGAAGGCACCGGCATCAAGGTCTCGGCCGACACCATCGGCGCGGTCAAGCTGCACGTCGACTCCAAAGAGATCGGGCCGCTCCCGCAAGAGCTCCGCGACATGACCGCGGGTGAGCACGTGATCAAGATCTCCGGCGAGCGCTACGAGTCGTGGGAGAAACGCATCAACGTCGACGAGGGGCAGATCCAGAGCATCGAGCCCAAGCTCAAGGTCGTGAAAGGCCTGGCCACCATCAAAGGGGGCAGCGGCGCCGACGGCGCTCGAGTGCTGTTGGTCAGTGGCAGTGAACGCCGCCCGATCCCCAAGCTGCCGATCAAGATCGACATCGCCACGGACAAACCGTGGAGCATCGTCGCGACCAAGGCGGGCTTCGAGGACTTCAAGAAAGACATCACCTTTCAGGATGGAAAGGCTGAAGAGACCTTCGTCATCGACCTGTTCGAGAAGGGCAAACAGCCGAAGCCCGAGACGCCCACCGCGACCGGTGGCCAGACCGCGGTTGGCGGCACCGCCAAACCGGAGGTCGGCAAGCCGCTCCCCGGCGTCCCCGACAAGCCGGTCGCGGCGGCCGGCACGGGCACGCTGAACATCAACAGCATCCCCGTCTCGAACGTGATCCTCGACGGGCGCCCGATGGGCTCCACCCCGAAGGTCGGGCTGAGTGTGCCCGCCGGTCCGCACAGCGTGGTGTTCATTCACCCGGAGCACGGCCGCAAGGCCCGCTCCGTGAACGTGCCGGTCGGCGGCTCTGCGACCGCTGCCGTGCGCTTCCCCTGA
- a CDS encoding 4Fe-4S binding protein, whose amino-acid sequence MAKERPEVLITSELCKGCGRCVDACPKHAIVAGTEIDQTSGLIPVHIDYDLCNHCGLCLSACPEPYGLGHEIYELEHPAHLFGERAPRPKPQAIPDRRLALPKTEPMVLKGNHAAAVGAILAGCRHVFGYPITPSTEGAELLAKLLPKLGGVFLQACSEVATVNHMYGTGGAGLPTMTFTSSPGFSLMLEGISYLIGTELPAVFINVMRPGPGLGYIGPEQSDIKLACRGLGHGNTHAIVLAPTSPQEMLDLTFLAFELAFKYRNPVIVAADGYLGQITGRVSLPDCMIEPGLPEWSVYGDAAHRGNLNSSIFQDWNDLERHNEHLSAKYRSMQKHEQRSKSHRADDARTLVIACNTPARMSKSAVERLRREGRPVGLFQPISIWPFPIDDLKQLLGHVQRIVVVEASDGQLEDELRLALHHADVQGVALHHLRHMGGILPTAQEIYETVRPLTEVMQ is encoded by the coding sequence ATGGCCAAAGAGAGACCCGAGGTCCTGATCACGTCCGAGCTCTGCAAGGGCTGCGGGCGTTGCGTCGATGCGTGTCCAAAACACGCCATCGTCGCCGGGACCGAGATCGATCAGACCTCCGGGCTGATCCCCGTCCACATCGACTACGACCTGTGCAACCACTGCGGACTCTGCCTGTCGGCTTGCCCCGAGCCCTACGGACTCGGCCACGAAATCTACGAGCTCGAGCACCCCGCACATCTGTTCGGAGAGCGAGCGCCGCGCCCGAAGCCGCAGGCGATCCCCGACCGCCGGCTTGCGCTGCCCAAGACCGAGCCGATGGTGCTGAAGGGCAACCACGCCGCAGCCGTCGGCGCGATCCTGGCGGGCTGCCGCCACGTGTTTGGCTATCCGATCACGCCCTCGACGGAGGGCGCCGAGCTCTTGGCCAAGCTCTTGCCGAAGCTCGGCGGGGTGTTCCTGCAGGCGTGCAGCGAGGTAGCGACGGTCAACCACATGTACGGCACCGGCGGGGCCGGTCTGCCGACGATGACCTTCACCAGCTCGCCGGGTTTCAGCCTCATGCTCGAGGGGATCAGCTACCTGATCGGGACCGAGCTGCCCGCGGTGTTCATCAACGTGATGCGACCCGGTCCCGGGCTCGGTTACATCGGTCCCGAGCAGAGTGACATCAAGCTCGCGTGCCGCGGGCTCGGGCATGGCAACACCCACGCCATCGTGCTCGCGCCGACGTCACCGCAAGAGATGCTCGACCTGACGTTCCTGGCCTTCGAGCTGGCCTTCAAGTACCGAAATCCGGTGATCGTGGCGGCGGACGGCTACCTGGGTCAGATCACCGGTCGCGTCAGTCTGCCCGACTGCATGATCGAACCGGGGCTCCCCGAGTGGTCCGTCTACGGTGACGCCGCGCACCGCGGCAACCTGAACAGCTCGATTTTCCAGGACTGGAACGATCTCGAGCGCCACAACGAACATCTCAGCGCGAAGTATCGCTCGATGCAGAAGCACGAGCAGCGCTCGAAGAGTCATCGCGCCGACGACGCCCGCACCCTGGTCATCGCGTGCAACACGCCGGCTCGTATGTCGAAGTCGGCGGTCGAACGCCTGCGGCGGGAGGGGCGGCCGGTCGGGCTGTTCCAGCCGATCAGCATCTGGCCCTTCCCCATCGACGATCTCAAACAGCTGCTCGGCCACGTGCAGCGCATCGTCGTCGTCGAGGCGAGCGACGGGCAGCTCGAGGACGAGCTGCGGCTGGCGCTCCACCACGCTGACGTTCAGGGCGTTGCCCTCCACCACCTGCGCCACATGGGCGGCATTCTGCCCACGGCTCAGGAGATCTACGAGACCGTGCGTCCACTGACGGAGGTGATGCAATGA
- a CDS encoding sulfatase-like hydrolase/transferase: MRKRRIMSSSLRNPLVRPPTLLATLGLAFGTGLFAATLHFRQSGAHASAPRVVLVLVAYFLACAAVVIAARLATTRPDAALGAHVRTGVAAALVLGFTLLDLLHFQLFKRHIDAAALHLGWQAVRSKSIAVGLPDLLAALLALCVLGLLAALAHAALSRFGAGSRSEQLARAISGFTLVLGLLGGLLRERLWDEDHVEAARLARALPFASNADARGAELSERGFGGELDAAVFAELGRARAALGTASLSARTRPDLLIVHVESLRGDMVVPELMPGLVALGKECHTPQRHYATGNNTGSAVFGLVSGLNGFQYPAARKQRATALPLVVLKRLGYRVFTHFANNLRTYDDVFEVVFAGGVDQSFVPADGPSEQMDRAVVQHYLGSLGEGTGPRFDYLVLDSTHYDYAYPPEYEKHVPSGTLALGLRDGFIEDAEVAARAKERAQLVKNRYLNAVGWVDAQLSELVAELKAKNRWASTLVVIVGDHGEAFWEHGSFGHGMGLEEEQIRVASMFCGVGPLAAEVSSHADVFPTWFAHMGLSGVPGPFMNGRSLLERRPEAEVAVSAMGITGAFSSRRFVAVGSGLKLHFDNSPRLPIVSATDLDDRALGQVPDDAERVLAQALATKLLRSPAP; this comes from the coding sequence ATGCGAAAGCGTCGGATCATGTCGAGCTCGCTGCGAAACCCGCTAGTCCGACCGCCCACCTTGCTCGCGACGCTCGGCCTGGCGTTTGGGACCGGCCTGTTCGCGGCCACGCTTCACTTTCGGCAGAGCGGAGCGCACGCGTCGGCGCCGCGGGTAGTGCTGGTGCTGGTTGCGTACTTCTTGGCGTGCGCTGCGGTGGTGATCGCCGCGCGGCTCGCCACCACACGACCGGACGCGGCTCTCGGCGCGCACGTCCGCACGGGTGTTGCGGCGGCGTTGGTCTTGGGTTTCACCCTGCTCGACCTGCTACATTTTCAGCTGTTCAAGCGCCACATCGACGCGGCGGCGCTGCATCTCGGCTGGCAGGCCGTGCGCTCGAAGTCGATCGCCGTCGGCTTGCCGGATCTGCTCGCCGCGCTGCTTGCGCTCTGCGTGCTCGGTCTCTTGGCGGCTTTGGCTCACGCGGCGCTGTCGCGCTTCGGAGCCGGCTCGCGCAGCGAGCAGCTCGCCCGGGCGATCTCGGGCTTCACGCTGGTGTTGGGCTTGCTCGGTGGCCTCTTGCGCGAGCGGTTGTGGGACGAGGATCACGTCGAAGCGGCGCGCCTGGCGCGAGCGCTGCCGTTTGCCTCGAACGCCGACGCGCGCGGAGCGGAGCTGAGTGAGCGAGGTTTTGGTGGTGAGCTGGACGCGGCGGTGTTCGCCGAGCTCGGTCGGGCGCGGGCAGCGCTCGGGACGGCATCGCTCAGCGCCCGCACACGGCCTGATCTGTTGATTGTGCACGTCGAGTCGCTGCGCGGTGACATGGTCGTCCCGGAGCTCATGCCGGGCTTGGTGGCGCTCGGCAAGGAGTGCCACACCCCTCAGCGCCACTACGCAACCGGCAACAACACGGGCAGCGCGGTCTTCGGGCTGGTCAGCGGGCTCAACGGATTCCAGTACCCGGCGGCGCGAAAACAGCGCGCCACAGCGCTGCCGCTCGTGGTGCTGAAGCGGCTCGGTTACCGCGTGTTCACGCATTTCGCGAACAACCTCCGGACCTACGACGACGTGTTCGAGGTCGTGTTTGCCGGCGGGGTGGACCAGAGCTTCGTGCCAGCGGATGGGCCGTCGGAGCAGATGGATCGCGCCGTCGTTCAGCACTACCTCGGCTCGCTGGGTGAGGGGACGGGGCCGCGCTTCGACTACCTGGTGCTCGACTCGACGCACTACGACTACGCCTACCCACCCGAGTACGAGAAACACGTGCCCTCCGGCACCCTCGCGCTGGGGCTCCGCGACGGTTTCATCGAGGACGCCGAGGTCGCTGCGCGCGCCAAGGAGCGAGCGCAGCTGGTGAAGAATCGCTACCTGAACGCGGTCGGCTGGGTGGACGCGCAGCTCTCGGAGTTGGTCGCGGAGCTCAAGGCCAAGAACCGCTGGGCGTCGACGCTGGTGGTGATCGTCGGCGACCACGGTGAGGCCTTCTGGGAGCACGGCAGCTTCGGCCACGGCATGGGCCTCGAGGAGGAGCAGATCCGAGTTGCGTCGATGTTCTGCGGCGTCGGACCCCTGGCCGCCGAGGTCAGCTCGCATGCCGACGTCTTCCCGACCTGGTTTGCCCACATGGGGCTGTCGGGAGTGCCGGGTCCGTTCATGAACGGTCGCTCGTTACTCGAGCGCCGCCCCGAGGCCGAGGTCGCGGTCTCGGCCATGGGCATCACGGGGGCGTTCTCGAGTCGGCGCTTCGTCGCCGTGGGCTCCGGCCTGAAGCTCCACTTCGATAACTCACCCCGGCTGCCCATCGTGAGCGCGACGGATCTGGACGACCGCGCGCTCGGACAGGTGCCCGACGACGCCGAGCGGGTGCTCGCGCAGGCGCTCGCCACCAAGCTCTTGAGAAGCCCGGCGCCGTAG